A genomic window from Candidatus Binatus sp. includes:
- the lipA gene encoding lipoyl synthase — translation MVERKHPDWIKVRAPVSPEYFRTKAILGGLKLHSVCQEACCPNIGECFSHRTATFILMGDVCTRNCPYCAIAHGKVRPLDSDEPRRIAQAVERLGLQHVVVTSVDRDDLADGGAAHFAATAHAIKALPAQARVEVLVPDFQGSIASVETVVRSPIDIYNHNIETVPSLYRTVRPGGNYARSLDLIRHAKDSARQLGKPMFTKAGVMLGLGETNGELLDVIRDLRRVGCDILTLGQYLRPSAQHIAVARYVPPAEFAELKTAALAMGFHHVESGPLVRSSYHAWQHVNVEKPGARA, via the coding sequence ATGGTTGAACGAAAACATCCCGACTGGATTAAGGTTCGCGCACCGGTGTCGCCCGAGTACTTTCGCACCAAGGCGATCCTCGGCGGGCTCAAGCTGCATTCCGTCTGCCAGGAGGCGTGCTGCCCGAACATCGGCGAATGCTTTTCGCATCGCACGGCCACCTTCATCCTGATGGGCGACGTGTGCACGCGCAACTGTCCGTACTGCGCAATTGCGCACGGCAAAGTTCGTCCGCTGGATTCCGATGAACCGCGGCGAATCGCGCAGGCGGTGGAGCGCCTTGGACTGCAACATGTAGTCGTCACCTCGGTCGATCGCGACGATCTGGCCGACGGCGGCGCGGCGCATTTCGCGGCCACGGCGCATGCAATCAAAGCGCTGCCTGCGCAAGCGCGGGTCGAAGTGCTGGTGCCGGACTTCCAGGGATCGATCGCCAGCGTCGAGACGGTGGTGCGCTCGCCAATCGACATCTACAACCACAATATCGAGACGGTGCCGAGTCTTTATCGCACGGTGCGGCCGGGCGGAAATTACGCTCGATCGCTTGACCTCATCCGCCATGCGAAAGACTCCGCGCGCCAGCTCGGCAAGCCGATGTTCACCAAGGCGGGCGTGATGCTCGGGCTGGGCGAGACCAACGGCGAGCTGCTCGATGTAATCCGCGATTTGCGCAGGGTAGGGTGCGACATCCTGACGCTCGGGCAGTATCTGCGGCCGTCGGCGCAGCACATTGCCGTGGCCAGGTACGTGCCGCCGGCGGAGTTCGCGGAGTTGAAGACGGCCGCGCTCGCGATGGGCTTCCATCACGTCGAGTCAGGGCCGTTGGTGCGCAGCTCGTACCACGCGTGGCAACACGTCAACGTAGAGAAGCCTGGCGCGCGGGCCTGA
- the lipB gene encoding lipoyl(octanoyl) transferase LipB — protein MDARGALTVADLGVLDYDAALAIQTAMLAARLDGTIGDTLLMMEHPHVFTLGRGADERFIVGNPASVPIRRVSRGGQVTYHGPGQLIGYPILKLEGRDRDVTKYLRELEAAMIDALAKFGIDAARRDAMTGVWVGSRKIASIGVGLRRWTTWHGFALNVSTDLSFFDSIVPCGIAGCRMTSICELTKRAVSIREFAGVMRESFRRVFGYDEIVLAGPSQTAQAPQLMAGDG, from the coding sequence ATGGACGCGCGCGGAGCACTCACCGTCGCCGATTTGGGCGTGCTCGATTACGACGCCGCGCTTGCGATCCAAACCGCGATGCTCGCGGCGCGGCTCGACGGCACGATCGGCGATACGCTCCTGATGATGGAGCATCCGCATGTCTTCACCCTGGGCCGCGGCGCGGACGAGCGCTTTATCGTCGGCAATCCGGCGAGCGTGCCGATTCGGCGGGTCTCGCGCGGCGGGCAGGTGACCTACCACGGCCCCGGACAACTGATCGGTTATCCGATTCTCAAACTCGAAGGGCGCGACCGCGACGTTACGAAGTATCTTCGAGAGCTCGAGGCGGCGATGATCGACGCGCTCGCAAAATTCGGCATCGACGCCGCCCGCCGCGACGCGATGACCGGCGTCTGGGTTGGGTCGCGGAAGATCGCGTCGATCGGCGTCGGCCTCCGACGCTGGACCACCTGGCACGGCTTCGCACTGAACGTATCCACCGATCTCAGCTTTTTCGATTCGATCGTGCCCTGCGGTATCGCGGGATGCCGCATGACTTCAATCTGCGAGCTGACGAAGCGCGCGGTGTCGATCCGCGAGTTCGCCGGGGTGATGCGCGAGAGCTTCCGCCGCGTGTTCGGTTACGATGAAATAGTTCTCGCCGGCCCGTCGCAGACAGCGCAGGCGCCGCAGCTGATGGCTGGCGATGGTTGA
- the lpdA gene encoding dihydrolipoyl dehydrogenase has translation MANSRYDLVVIGSGPGGYVAAIRASQLKMRVAVIERDRPGGVCLNWGCIPSKALLNSAAAMDTIRGASKEHGIEVGEVRFDFKKVIARSRAAAEKLSKGVLYLLKKNNIDYFEADAAVTGPHSVVLAQVEGKPAPQAAALEGERILIAAGSGERLFPGMKVGDGVITSKEALVLDTMPASVVIIGAGAIGLEFGYFYSAFGAKVTIVELEKQMLPGFDAEVAEELRRAFVKRKVTVMLGHGYKSMARKGNLWSVAVTADGAEKSIDAEVVLVAVGRNPLSRNIGLEKIGVELERGGFIKINDSFQTTVPSIYSIGDVVRPPLLAHKASAEGIAAVEIMAGVREPGFDLLAIPGCIYCEPEVATVGLSEADAKARGIEVKVGKFPFRAIGKAVAIGETAGFVKIVATRQYGEVIGCQIIGHAATDIISEVVLGKTLETTVTEIGKTAHPHPTMSEAIMQAALAADGEAIDF, from the coding sequence TTGGCAAATTCACGCTATGACCTTGTCGTAATCGGCTCCGGACCCGGCGGATACGTCGCTGCAATTCGCGCCAGCCAGCTCAAAATGCGCGTCGCCGTCATCGAGCGCGACCGCCCCGGCGGCGTGTGCCTCAACTGGGGATGTATCCCGTCCAAGGCGCTGCTGAACTCCGCCGCTGCGATGGACACGATTCGCGGCGCGTCCAAGGAACACGGCATCGAGGTCGGCGAGGTTCGTTTCGATTTCAAGAAAGTGATCGCGCGCTCGCGCGCCGCCGCCGAAAAGCTCTCCAAGGGCGTGCTCTACCTGCTCAAGAAAAACAACATCGATTACTTCGAGGCCGACGCGGCCGTAACCGGCCCGCACTCCGTCGTGCTGGCGCAGGTCGAAGGCAAGCCCGCGCCGCAAGCCGCCGCGCTCGAAGGCGAGCGCATTCTAATCGCGGCCGGCTCGGGCGAACGGCTGTTCCCGGGAATGAAGGTCGGCGACGGCGTGATTACCAGCAAGGAGGCGCTGGTGCTGGACACGATGCCCGCGAGCGTCGTCATCATCGGCGCCGGCGCGATCGGACTCGAGTTCGGCTATTTCTACAGCGCGTTCGGCGCCAAGGTGACGATCGTCGAGCTGGAAAAGCAGATGCTCCCCGGCTTTGACGCGGAAGTCGCCGAAGAGCTGCGCCGCGCGTTCGTCAAGCGCAAAGTGACCGTGATGCTCGGGCATGGCTACAAGTCGATGGCGCGCAAGGGCAATCTGTGGTCGGTCGCGGTAACGGCCGATGGCGCCGAAAAATCGATCGACGCTGAGGTCGTGCTGGTGGCAGTCGGGCGCAACCCGCTCAGTCGGAACATCGGACTCGAAAAAATTGGCGTCGAGCTCGAACGCGGCGGCTTTATCAAGATAAACGACTCGTTCCAGACCACCGTCCCGAGCATCTATTCGATCGGCGACGTCGTCCGTCCGCCGCTGCTCGCGCACAAGGCCAGCGCTGAAGGCATCGCCGCGGTCGAAATCATGGCGGGCGTGCGCGAACCCGGCTTCGACCTGCTCGCGATCCCCGGATGCATCTACTGCGAGCCCGAAGTCGCGACGGTGGGACTGAGCGAAGCCGACGCCAAGGCGCGCGGCATCGAAGTGAAGGTCGGCAAGTTTCCGTTTCGCGCGATCGGAAAAGCGGTTGCGATCGGCGAGACCGCGGGCTTCGTGAAAATCGTCGCGACCAGGCAGTACGGCGAAGTGATCGGATGCCAGATAATCGGACACGCCGCCACCGACATCATTTCCGAAGTCGTGCTGGGCAAAACGCTCGAGACCACCGTTACCGAAATCGGCAAGACCGCGCATCCGCATCCCACGATGTCCGAGGCGATCATGCAAGCGGCTTTGGCCGCCGACGGCGAAGCGATAGACTTCTGA
- a CDS encoding trans-sulfuration enzyme family protein: MRKISYRVRPETAVLTRGFDPKLSVGSARPPVYRSSTFVFPSPEAAERAFGIVLGKIHPLGNDRPDLIYARLNHPNAEILEQQLVPLERGANAAAVFNSGLAAIFSVILAFLERGGSLIYTQPLYGGTQHLIHQIIEPLGFDARGVPAGNTRALTEAIEQANNLNLVLIETPANPTLVMTDIAQAAAAVRRKPKRPLLAIDNTLLGPTFQHPLIHGADLAIYSATKFLGGFSDLLAGAVLAIDPELIQTLTGLRALLGNILQADECWMLDSRLSTVALRMNRQSKNAQRIAEQLARHPRVKRLLYPSLFTDPAQIKIRDAQTDYPGSLMTLEVEGGKTGAFEFLRRLKIAKNAVSLGGVETLVCHPMTTTHSELSPEEFSVAGINDAMVRISVGTEHWRDLLDEFTRALG; this comes from the coding sequence ATGCGAAAAATATCCTATCGCGTGCGCCCGGAGACCGCCGTGCTGACCAGGGGCTTTGACCCGAAGTTGTCGGTCGGCTCGGCCAGACCGCCGGTGTATCGCAGCTCAACCTTCGTCTTTCCAAGTCCGGAGGCGGCTGAGCGTGCGTTCGGAATTGTGCTTGGAAAAATCCATCCGCTGGGCAACGATCGTCCCGACCTGATCTATGCGCGCCTGAACCATCCCAACGCCGAAATCCTCGAGCAACAACTCGTGCCGCTCGAGCGCGGCGCCAACGCCGCGGCCGTCTTCAATTCCGGCCTGGCCGCAATCTTCAGCGTGATACTCGCGTTTCTGGAGCGCGGCGGTTCGCTCATCTACACGCAGCCTCTCTATGGCGGAACCCAGCACTTGATCCACCAGATAATCGAACCGCTCGGTTTCGACGCGCGCGGGGTGCCCGCGGGTAATACCAGGGCGCTGACGGAGGCGATTGAACAGGCGAACAACCTGAACCTCGTTCTGATCGAGACTCCCGCCAATCCCACCCTCGTGATGACCGATATCGCGCAAGCCGCCGCCGCAGTGCGCCGAAAGCCCAAGCGCCCCTTGCTCGCCATCGACAACACTCTGCTTGGCCCGACCTTTCAGCATCCGCTGATTCACGGCGCGGACCTCGCGATTTACTCGGCGACAAAGTTCCTCGGCGGATTCAGCGACTTGCTGGCCGGCGCGGTGCTGGCCATCGATCCTGAATTGATCCAGACCCTGACCGGGCTTCGCGCGCTGCTCGGCAACATCCTGCAGGCTGACGAATGCTGGATGCTCGATTCGCGGCTTTCGACCGTCGCGCTGCGGATGAACCGGCAAAGCAAGAACGCACAGCGAATCGCCGAGCAGTTGGCCAGGCATCCACGCGTCAAACGCCTCCTCTACCCGTCGCTGTTCACCGACCCCGCCCAGATAAAGATTCGCGACGCGCAAACCGACTACCCGGGCTCGCTGATGACGTTGGAGGTTGAGGGCGGCAAGACCGGCGCCTTCGAATTCCTGCGCCGTTTGAAAATCGCCAAGAACGCCGTCAGCCTGGGCGGCGTCGAAACTCTCGTATGCCATCCGATGACGACCACCCACAGCGAGCTGTCGCCCGAGGAATTCTCAGTCGCCGGAATCAACGACGCGATGGTCCGCATCTCGGTCGGTACCGAGCATTGGCGCGATCTGCTGGACGAATTCACCCGCGCCCTGGGTTGA
- a CDS encoding MFS transporter: MDSAGAKIGAGAAAAAHSSEPLPLRIKLLYGAPSFAGAAMVIPIFIHMPKFYADVVLVPLGYLAMAIAIARSLDALSDPLMGWISDHTHTRLGRRRPYMLFGAPLCGVAFFALLNPPASFTGGRAAIWFGVTFILYFVFHTIYVLPHYALGPELTQNYHERSSLFAWRESFSILGTIVAAAAPGVMMQAFHMTERQVFFRLGIFFGVVLSVLYGLLVLTVKERPDFVTRESNPLVPGVRRALRNRPFAILLGSYVVASISGAIPATMMPFFNAYVIRPRNPTFWLSMLLLGYFAFAFVSVPIWLAIARRVGKLNAYLASFFLSITGGGAMFLLGPGDTWWLLVLICWAGIGLGAGLFLTPSMQADVIDYDELYTGKRREAQYTAFWSMLPKFVAIPSAAIPIAVLASLGYIPNAVQAPRVVFAIRAIFALGPAACSMLSFLIARRFPMTEAIHNTILEGIARHERGHAAFDPMTGLMVPAPKAGHDDDVGWFLDYFSIGELKRYLARGASQPVRDVLTVAAVSIGVSALSVIYVLRRVSSLRTDPGAITSLIVVTAGLAFAIFVFHLMRLGPARRLAAGEVPAEAIRAHLGQVVEALREGAPIAVAASGVADRG, encoded by the coding sequence ATGGATTCAGCGGGAGCGAAAATCGGCGCGGGCGCTGCCGCTGCCGCGCATAGCTCCGAGCCATTGCCTCTCAGGATCAAGCTTCTCTACGGCGCCCCCAGTTTTGCCGGCGCCGCTATGGTCATCCCGATCTTCATCCACATGCCGAAGTTCTATGCCGACGTGGTGCTGGTGCCGCTGGGGTACCTGGCGATGGCAATCGCGATCGCGCGTTCGCTCGACGCTCTGAGCGATCCTCTGATGGGCTGGATCTCCGATCACACGCACACGCGCCTTGGCCGGCGCAGGCCCTACATGCTGTTTGGCGCTCCGCTTTGCGGCGTGGCTTTTTTCGCCCTGCTGAATCCGCCGGCGTCGTTCACCGGCGGCCGCGCGGCGATTTGGTTCGGCGTGACGTTCATTCTCTACTTCGTATTTCACACCATCTATGTTCTGCCGCACTACGCGCTCGGCCCGGAACTCACCCAGAATTATCACGAGCGCTCGAGCCTGTTCGCGTGGCGCGAGTCTTTCTCCATCCTCGGAACGATCGTGGCGGCCGCAGCCCCCGGCGTCATGATGCAGGCGTTCCACATGACCGAGCGGCAGGTGTTCTTCCGGCTCGGAATCTTCTTCGGCGTCGTGCTCAGTGTGCTCTACGGCTTGCTGGTGCTGACCGTGAAGGAGCGCCCCGATTTCGTTACCCGCGAATCGAATCCGCTGGTGCCCGGCGTCAGGCGAGCGCTGCGCAACCGCCCGTTTGCGATTCTGCTCGGCAGCTACGTCGTGGCCAGTATCAGCGGCGCGATTCCGGCCACGATGATGCCGTTCTTCAACGCCTACGTGATCCGGCCGCGCAATCCGACTTTCTGGCTCTCGATGCTGCTGCTGGGTTACTTTGCATTCGCATTTGTGTCGGTGCCGATCTGGCTTGCGATTGCGCGCAGAGTCGGGAAGCTCAACGCGTATCTTGCCAGCTTTTTTCTGAGCATCACCGGCGGCGGTGCGATGTTCCTGCTCGGGCCCGGCGACACCTGGTGGCTGCTGGTGCTGATTTGCTGGGCCGGTATCGGACTCGGCGCCGGCTTGTTCCTGACCCCCTCGATGCAGGCCGACGTAATCGACTACGACGAGCTCTACACCGGCAAGCGGCGCGAAGCGCAGTACACCGCGTTCTGGTCGATGCTCCCCAAGTTCGTCGCGATTCCCAGCGCCGCCATTCCCATCGCGGTGCTTGCCTCACTCGGCTATATACCCAACGCCGTACAGGCGCCTCGGGTCGTCTTCGCGATCAGGGCGATTTTCGCGCTGGGCCCCGCGGCTTGCTCGATGCTGTCATTCCTGATCGCGCGCAGGTTCCCGATGACGGAGGCGATCCACAACACGATCCTCGAAGGCATCGCGCGTCACGAACGCGGCCACGCAGCATTCGATCCGATGACTGGCCTGATGGTGCCGGCGCCCAAAGCCGGCCACGACGACGATGTCGGCTGGTTCCTCGACTACTTCTCCATCGGCGAGTTGAAGCGCTATCTCGCCAGGGGCGCTTCGCAGCCGGTGCGCGACGTGCTCACCGTGGCTGCGGTGTCGATTGGAGTCTCGGCGCTCTCGGTCATCTATGTGCTGCGTCGCGTCAGCTCGCTGCGCACCGATCCCGGCGCGATAACTTCGCTGATCGTGGTGACCGCGGGGCTGGCGTTCGCGATATTCGTTTTTCACCTGATGCGCCTTGGACCTGCGCGCCGGCTTGCGGCGGGTGAGGTGCCGGCCGAGGCCATCCGCGCCCATCTCGGCCAGGTCGTCGAAGCTCTGAGAGAGGGCGCCCCCATCGCCGTGGCCGCATCCGGTGTCGCGGACCGCGGCTAG
- a CDS encoding NAD(P)/FAD-dependent oxidoreductase, producing the protein MSAVMESFDVVIVGAGAAGLMCAITAGQRGRRVLLLEHNDQPGAKILISGGGRCNFTNLETAPERFLSANPHFCKSALSRYTQRDFIALVERHRIAYHEKTLGQLFCDGSAREILAMLLAECAAAGVDLRTGHSVAEITRADRFRIETNQAGFVAPALVLATGGLSIPKMGATGFAYEIARRFDLAVIEPRPGLVPLKVAGQTLELCRTLAGVSVDAVASCGRDSFRENILFTHRGLSGPAILQISSYWRDGATLSLNLAPSLDIESFLADRKRTRPKAELKTVLAEVIPTRLAHALAGAAASNLPIANIPDRSLSELADRLRRWQLKPTGSEGWAKAEVTVGGIDTAALSSKTMEARAVPGLYAIGEAVDVTGWLGGYNFQWAWSSGWCAGNAV; encoded by the coding sequence ATGTCGGCGGTGATGGAATCGTTTGACGTTGTGATCGTGGGCGCCGGAGCGGCCGGGCTGATGTGCGCGATTACGGCGGGGCAGCGCGGCCGGCGGGTACTGCTGCTGGAGCATAATGATCAGCCGGGCGCCAAGATTCTCATCTCGGGCGGCGGCCGCTGCAATTTCACCAATCTCGAAACAGCGCCGGAGCGCTTTCTTTCCGCCAACCCGCATTTCTGCAAGTCCGCGCTCAGCCGTTACACGCAGCGCGATTTTATCGCACTCGTCGAACGCCATCGCATTGCCTATCACGAGAAGACTCTCGGCCAGCTGTTTTGCGACGGATCGGCGCGCGAGATTCTCGCGATGCTGCTGGCGGAGTGCGCGGCCGCCGGCGTCGATTTGCGCACCGGGCACAGCGTCGCCGAAATAACCCGCGCCGATCGCTTTCGCATCGAGACCAACCAAGCCGGCTTCGTCGCGCCGGCTTTGGTGCTCGCGACCGGCGGACTCTCAATTCCAAAGATGGGCGCGACCGGCTTCGCTTACGAGATCGCGCGGCGCTTCGATCTGGCGGTCATCGAGCCGCGCCCCGGCCTGGTGCCGTTGAAAGTCGCCGGCCAGACGCTCGAACTTTGCCGAACCCTTGCCGGCGTTTCGGTGGACGCGGTGGCCTCATGCGGCCGCGACAGTTTTCGCGAAAACATTTTATTCACGCACCGCGGTCTTTCAGGCCCAGCAATTTTGCAGATTTCGTCGTACTGGCGGGATGGCGCCACGCTCTCGCTCAACCTTGCGCCTTCATTGGATATCGAAAGCTTCCTCGCGGACCGAAAGCGCACGCGGCCCAAGGCCGAACTGAAAACCGTACTGGCCGAGGTGATTCCGACTCGCCTGGCGCATGCTCTTGCCGGCGCCGCGGCGTCCAATCTTCCGATCGCGAATATCCCGGACCGCAGCCTTTCCGAACTGGCGGATCGGCTGAGGCGATGGCAGCTCAAGCCAACGGGTTCCGAGGGATGGGCCAAAGCCGAGGTGACAGTCGGCGGAATCGACACCGCCGCGCTGTCTTCGAAGACCATGGAGGCTCGCGCCGTCCCCGGCCTGTACGCGATCGGCGAAGCGGTGGACGTAACCGGATGGCTGGGCGGCTACAATTTCCAGTGGGCGTGGTCGAGCGGATGGTGCGCGGGCAACGCCGTCTGA
- a CDS encoding SDR family oxidoreductase has protein sequence MDLQLKGKTALILGGSKGLGRGVADALAAEGVAVALVARGQEGLDRAVSEITSRGAKAIGFAADLANWASIEDAANAARKQLGAIDILLNNSGGPPPSGVAGVPAKVWEEQFQAMVLPLFRITDLLIGDMRARKWGRILNVASMSVVEPIATIGVSNTLRSAIVGWAKTLATEIARDGITVNTLLPGPIATDRTVQLSRAAAERQNISIEEAIKRNAQSIPVGRLGTPAEFGAVAAFLASPLAAYVTGSLIRVDGGAIRSV, from the coding sequence ATGGATCTTCAACTCAAAGGAAAAACGGCGCTGATTCTTGGCGGCAGCAAGGGACTCGGACGCGGCGTGGCCGACGCGCTCGCGGCCGAGGGCGTTGCGGTCGCGCTGGTAGCACGCGGCCAGGAAGGGCTGGATCGCGCGGTTTCCGAAATCACGTCGCGCGGCGCCAAGGCGATCGGATTTGCGGCGGACCTCGCGAATTGGGCAAGCATCGAGGATGCCGCCAACGCGGCGCGCAAACAGCTCGGAGCGATCGACATCCTGCTCAACAATTCCGGCGGCCCGCCGCCGTCGGGCGTGGCCGGCGTGCCGGCCAAAGTCTGGGAGGAGCAGTTCCAGGCGATGGTGCTGCCGTTGTTTCGAATAACGGATTTGCTGATTGGGGACATGCGCGCGCGAAAATGGGGCCGAATCCTGAACGTGGCCTCGATGAGCGTGGTCGAGCCGATCGCCACGATCGGAGTGTCGAATACGCTGCGCAGCGCGATCGTCGGCTGGGCCAAGACGCTGGCGACGGAGATCGCACGCGACGGGATTACTGTCAACACTCTTCTGCCGGGCCCGATCGCGACCGATCGTACGGTACAGCTCAGCCGCGCGGCTGCGGAACGCCAGAACATTTCCATCGAGGAAGCAATCAAGCGAAACGCGCAGTCGATTCCGGTCGGACGGCTCGGCACGCCCGCAGAATTCGGGGCGGTCGCGGCGTTTTTGGCCAGCCCGCTGGCGGCCTACGTGACCGGTTCTTTGATTCGGGTGGACGGCGGCGCGATTCGATCGGTTTGA
- a CDS encoding LLM class flavin-dependent oxidoreductase — protein MSDALPLNSKVRFGVLATAADREHARRTVNSLSQWGYESIWAGDHVAFMGPIDDPLTQLTYLSALNPSLIFGTSIYLLPLRHPTTVAKMVATVDRLMGAGHFIFGVGVGGEFPREYEACGVPLKQRGGRANEGIEIIKRLWTGEPVDYHGKYFSFGKITMLPKPRTPGGPPVWVGGRAQAALRRAARLGDGWMPYVVTPKRVGEGLEFIAREAEKAGRKFERFGTALHLFVRLGPSYEDALDVAAEYLSKRYAMDFREPARRYAAVGKPADVAARIDEFVKAGIRDVNVDIVSSPAEREAQNEQFAREVIPLLRR, from the coding sequence ATGAGCGATGCTCTACCGCTGAATTCCAAAGTCAGGTTTGGCGTGCTGGCGACGGCGGCCGATCGCGAGCACGCGCGCAGGACTGTCAATTCGCTGTCGCAATGGGGCTACGAAAGCATCTGGGCGGGAGATCACGTTGCGTTCATGGGACCGATCGACGACCCGCTGACCCAGTTGACCTACTTGTCCGCGCTGAACCCGAGCCTGATTTTCGGCACCAGCATTTACCTGTTGCCGCTGCGTCACCCCACGACGGTGGCCAAGATGGTCGCGACGGTGGACCGCCTCATGGGCGCGGGACATTTCATTTTCGGCGTCGGGGTCGGCGGTGAATTTCCGCGCGAGTACGAGGCGTGCGGCGTCCCGCTCAAACAACGCGGCGGGCGCGCAAACGAGGGAATCGAAATAATCAAGCGCCTGTGGACTGGAGAACCGGTCGACTACCACGGCAAGTATTTCAGCTTCGGGAAAATTACGATGTTGCCGAAGCCGCGCACTCCCGGCGGACCTCCCGTGTGGGTGGGGGGACGAGCGCAAGCCGCGCTGAGACGCGCGGCGCGGCTGGGCGACGGATGGATGCCATACGTGGTGACGCCCAAGCGGGTCGGCGAGGGCCTGGAGTTCATCGCGCGCGAGGCGGAAAAGGCCGGGCGCAAGTTCGAGCGTTTCGGCACGGCGCTGCATTTGTTCGTGCGGCTTGGGCCAAGCTACGAAGATGCGCTCGACGTCGCGGCGGAGTATCTGAGCAAGCGCTACGCGATGGATTTCCGCGAGCCCGCCAGGCGTTACGCCGCCGTGGGGAAGCCGGCCGATGTCGCCGCGCGAATCGATGAGTTCGTCAAAGCGGGAATCCGCGATGTCAACGTGGACATCGTTTCCTCTCCGGCCGAGCGCGAAGCACAGAACGAGCAGTTCGCCAGGGAAGTCATCCCTCTCCTGCGGCGATGA
- a CDS encoding BON domain-containing protein — translation MKIKYSFKLIIPAMLFGMVLSVPAFAQDGNTTASQSMHQAGDKVEEVGSDTAAAAKDAYHGTKRFIEDTTITAEVKTALARDKNVSSSGIHVTTTTGVVTLKGNVSSPEMAQHAAQVAGQTDGVVRVNNQLMVVTSANTD, via the coding sequence ATGAAAATCAAATACTCATTCAAACTAATCATACCGGCGATGCTATTCGGTATGGTCTTGTCGGTTCCTGCTTTCGCTCAGGACGGCAATACGACAGCAAGCCAGTCGATGCATCAGGCTGGCGACAAGGTCGAGGAGGTTGGCTCCGATACCGCCGCGGCCGCGAAGGACGCATATCACGGAACCAAGCGTTTTATTGAAGACACGACGATCACCGCCGAGGTCAAGACCGCGTTGGCGCGCGATAAGAACGTTAGTTCCTCCGGAATACATGTCACCACCACCACCGGCGTCGTCACTCTGAAGGGCAACGTGTCTTCGCCCGAGATGGCGCAGCATGCCGCGCAGGTGGCGGGACAAACCGACGGCGTCGTGCGCGTTAACAACCAACTTATGGTGGTTACCTCAGCGAACACCGACTAG